The region GAGCTGGGGGCAACCACCAGCTATTCGGCCAGTCAAGTCGCCGAAGCAATGAAGTTCTTAGGGATGGCCGGCTTCAATCCTGACCAGATCACGGCCGGGATTCCTGCCGTCTTGAACCTGGCTCGAGCGGGATCGACCGACCTGGCCACGGCGGCGGATATCGCTTCCGACGTTGGATCTGCCTTCGGGCTAACCGCTGACGAGCTGGGGCACGTGGCCGACGTGATGGCGACGACGGCATCGAGCGCCAACACCTCTATCGAAATGATGGGCGAGACCCTCAAGTATGCCGCGCCGCTGGCGAAGGCAGCTGGCCAGTCGATCGAGGACACGGCCGCGGCGATCGGCGTGCTGGGCAACAACGGTATCAAGGCGAGCATGGCCGGTACCGACATGGCCGAAATCATGAAGTCGATCGGCAGCAAGTCGGTTAAAGGGATCGAGGCGATCGGCGTTAAGACTAGCGACGCGGAAGGGAACATTCGCAATCTGTTAGACGTGATGAAGGATATCGGCGCGGCGACCGCGGAAATGGGACAAGCCGAACGCCTGGCGTTCTTTGAAGCGAGCTTCGGCCGCGCTGCCAAGTCGGCTTTGATCTTGGCTGATTCCGGCGACGCAATGGATGACCTACGGAAGAAGATCGACGGCGCCGAAGGATCCGCGGCAGAGATGGCCGCAATGATGGACGACAACTTGGGCGGTGCGTTCCGTCGGTTTATGTCGGCATTCGAGGGCATGCAAATCTCCATCGGCAAAGCGTTGGACGGTCCGCTGCAGGATTGGATCAACTGGGGCGGCGAGGCATTGGGATCGATTGAGGCCTTCATATCAGCCAATCCTCAACTCGTGACATCGATCGCGGCAATTATCGCGATCGCGGGCGCGGCTGGCGTTGGTTTTCTAGGCCTGGCGTTTGTTCTAAATATCGTCGTCGGCGCCATAACGGGCGTGGTGACTGTCGTGGGCGTCCTATCGTCGATCATTGGTTTATTGTTCACGCCACTTGGGGCTGGCATCGCGATCTTGGCCGCCTTGGTGATTGCCTTCACCGATTTTGGTTCGGCCGCAAACGCGGCATCGGGAATGATTGCCGACGCCTTCAAATATGTAGAAGACACGGTCAACCCGATTCTGGAATCGCTTTTAAATGCCCTGCGATCAAGCGACTGGGAATTGGCCGCGAAGATCTTATGGCAAGGCGTGAAGGTTGTCTTCCTGGATTCGATGGCAGAGATCTCGAAAGAGGTCGAGATCTGGAAAGAAGGCCTAACGTCGGTACTGAAAGACGTGGCCTCTTTTAATTCGATGATTGCCGGCGGGCCTCTGCTTGAAGGTTTTTGGCATGACCAGATCGACACCGCGGCCGATATGGTTGGGGCAACTTCCGAAGGCATCGAAATAGAAGGCAAACGTGCCCGAAACATTTTGGAGCAACTGCAGAAAGAGGCCAACGAAGCGGGCAAACTCCAGAGCATCTTAGACGGCCTGCCAGGTGTTTCGGCCTATGGATTGGAGGACTTGGAAGGTAGCGAAAAACTGGATGCGGTCGCCGATATTGCCGACGCCAAACCGCAGATTGAATTGCCGGACTTGGAAGGCGTCGGCGATCAAGTGGCGAAGGCCTGGGAGATGGCCGTCGGTACGTCTAATAGCTTTGCGGTCGATCGCATTGGCTTACAAGCGCGACCGATGGAACGGGTCGAAAACGAGCTGCGAGAAGTCAACAACAAACTGGCCGAATTGGTCGAACAAGGGGAGGACGCGGACACGTTCGCGGAATAGGCAAGGATGCCAGAGATCTACGAAGTTGTTCAATCACAAAGCGGCAAGGATGGAACCGGCCGCAACTCAAAGCGAAAGCTGCTTTATCACGTCCTGGGCACGGATGACGACGCGACGATCATGGCTACCGTCCTGGCGACTTCGCCGCCTAGTTTCGTGACGCCAGGTGGAACGCTTAATCTTGACGATGTCAGCAAGACACAAATCGGCCCGGAATTCTGGGCGGCAGAAGTCAACTACATCGACCCCGAAAAGCAAGAGGACAAAAAGAAGCGGCCGACGGGAACACTGGTCGCCAGCTGGGACACCACCGGCGGAACGCAGCATATCACAACAAGCCTGGAAACAGTCGACAAGGCGGGAGACTCTGCTTCCGAGCCGCCGCCCGATTTCCGGAACGCGATCGAAGTTACCGAAAGCGGCGTTAATGGCACCGACGTTGTCGTGCCTCTGCTTCGCTTGGAGCTGGAATATAAATTCCCCAACGCTTCGGTGACCGACGAATATATTCGCCAGCTGCGAGACCTGACCGGCACCACCAACCACGAAGAGTTCAAGGGCTGGGCGGCCGGCGAGCTGCTGTTCATGGGATCTAACGGCCGCCAATCATCCGATGGCGATATCTCTGCCCGTTTTATCTTTGCGGCCGGCAAGAATATCGAGGTCGATTGCGAAAAGTATCGACTTGTGGAACAGCCAAGCGGCGAATGGGCAACGCTTACCAAGGGTGCCCATGATCATCTTTGGTTCTACTTCAAAAAGGCGATAGACGCGTCCGCGTCGAAAGTTGTTCACCGACCAATCGCGGCCTATGTGGAACGCGTTTATGAAAAAGAAAACTTTGCCCTGATTGGAATAGGGACCTAATGCCATGGAACGGCCTAACCTTCTGATTCATACCGCGATTAGCGGATTTACCCAAAACGTCGGCCAATGGAACGGGATCCTGGACCTGACCGAGAAGCTACGCGAACAGTTCTGCGACGGCGTCCGAAGTCGTGTGCATTACTACCCCTGGCACGCGAACTTTGCCCACGTGGCCGAATACTATTGGGCCTTGGGTGAAAAGTACGGCGTGAGGCCGATATTGGGCGTCTATGCTTACAGCTGGGGAGCTGGCCGCGGGGCGATGGCGTTGGCCAAGCAGCTGCAGCGGCGCGGGATGATGGTCCGCGTGATGGTGTTAGCGGATCCCGTTTATCATCACCCCTTTGCCCCTTGGCGGGCGATGCGATCGTGGTGCCTGCCGATCTTAGGCGAGCCAGTAATCCGCGTTCCGGATAACGTGAAAGAGGTCTATAGTTTTCACCAAACGCAGAACCGACCAGGCGGCCACAAGCTGATCAGCGCGGGGCGTTGCGGGGGTGCGTTCATCCATCCGCGGCAGCTGCTTCGATACGATCACCAATACATGGACAACGCGCCCGAGTTTCACGCGTTGGCCTTGGAGGAAGCCGCGAAGCTGTGCAAGTTTGCCGGCGGCCGTCGGACCGAAGCCAATGGCCAATTAAAGGCGATCCGAGAAGCCAACGCTTAGGAGTTCCCCCCGACCATGAAACAGAAACGAGTCAGAGGCGGCCAGAAGATCGGCGGCAACTTATCGGCTGCCGCGATCAATGCGATTAACGGCCTGGTAGAACGTGACGATCTGACGCGCTTGAATAAGCCAGGCAACCGACGGCCGGAGATCCAGCAGCACGGCATCTTCGTAGATGCCGAAGCACACCGCGACATTGCCGCGGGCGAATGGCAGTACATATCGCCGCCCCTATTTCATCCCGACGACGTGGGCGAAAACTGGGGGCTTGGTGCCGAGTTCTATTGGGCCACAACCCAAGGAACGGTAGGGTATGGGCCAGGCGGACGCAACGAAGGGCTTATTCCCGCGATGGCGACCGAGTCGTTAAAGGATGGGGACGTTGGGCGTTTTCAGGTCGCCGGCGTTGCACGTACAAAAGTCAAATTTCCCTACTTGGCAAGTGTTCCGCCGCAATGGTCACTTTACCGACAAGCCTATCGAACGGCGCACTTCAGCACGGCCGACGGCGTGCCCATTGCCACGGTAAATGATAACGGTCTGCTTGATGTTTTATGGCACGATGAACCGGCAGGCGTGGAACTGCAAGACGCTACGGTGCGCTGGCCAGCTGTTCCGCGTTCCCCGCGGATGCTGCAGATTGTCGCCTTGTTCGATAACACCTCTTCCTCGTCTTCCTCATTCACATGCGATGGGTACCAATATCAGACTTTGACCACGCCTTATTTCGGCATCAACGGCACCGTTTCGCAACGTCCGTGCTTTCTACGTGCTGGGGTCTACAAGATCACGGCCAACCTGTGGTGTGAGTTCGGCGGCGTTCTCGGTAGTGGTCACAACGGTTTGATCAAGGCCCGCGTGACGAAAACCGGCCCTTCGCCACCTACAAACGCGGTTAATATAGCGGGGCATTGGACGAACGATTTACCCGACGGCCCTTCGATTGGGCATAGTACGATTTTCGCTTCCGGTTCTCAGTTGTGGAACGTGAATTCGTTCGATGAACTGTACGCGGAAATTGTCGCGGCAGACATCCAGTCGGCCAACGTTCGTGTTCAGATACAAATAGAAGGCCCTTTTAATAACGACTTTCCAGAGGTCACAACCTACGTGCCGTAACTTCGGCCGATCGCTTTCAGATTTAGAAACAAACGCCAGGGAGGGCGGTTCAAAATGTCAAGGATGATTTTCGACCATGGTCTGCAGTTGGCCCAATTCAATAGCGGCGTGATTCGCGTGCTGCTGGAAGCCCACACGTCGACCTATTTGCCAGATCGATCGCACCAATATCTTTCTCAGTTCTTCGCCAACGGCGGCGTGGAGTTGTCCGAGCCTGCCAGCTACGCGCGGCAGACGCTAACCGGAAAAACGGCCGCGGCCGACGTGGTCAAGCATCAATTCGAGCTAGACGCCAACGACGTCGCCTTCGGTACCCTTGAGATCTCAAGCCAACGGATCATTTCGGCAATGTACTACATCGAAGTAGGCGGCGACGATTCGACGCCGGCCGATGATGTTTTGTGGATGCGTGACGATGGCAAGATTGATATCAAGCTGACCGCGGCCGCGTCGCTAAGCGATACCACGCTTTATGTCGAACCGATCGCCGCGGATCTTCGCGACGGCACCACAATCGAATTCAGCGGCGGCGGTACGTGTACGCTGGACGGCGATCACTCCAAGGGAGACGACACGCTTTCCGTTTCTGCGTTGGCCACGTCGGCCGCGGCCCGCTGGGAAGTTGCCAGCGATGTCGATACGGTCGCGATCATCCCTGGTTTGGACTGTATCGCGGTACCGCAAAACGGGCCGGTTAATATCGCCTTCGATCCCGACGGCCTGGTCTACTTCAAACAGCGTTAAGCCGCTGCCAGGTTAGACCACGAAGGGAGGCGGGGCAGAGATGGCCGTGATTTACAAAGATCGCGTGATGGAAGTCACGACGACGGCGGGAACGGGAACGCTAACGCTTGGCGGTGCGCTGCCGAGCTGCCGCCCGTTTTCTGTTTGTGGTGACGGCGCGACGGTTCGTTACACGATCGAGCAAGGGGACGACTACGAGACGGGAGAAGGCGTGTACACGCTGGGCAGCAACTCGCTAACGCGTGCCACGCTCAAGCATAGCTCGACGGGGTCGAAGTTGAATCTGACCGGCGGCCCCGCCTATGTCTTTCTGAGTGTTACCGAGCAGCTGGTCGACGAACTGCTGGCCGGTCCCGACTTTGACCTGGTGGAAGAATCGCCTTCTACCTTTGGACCGAAAACCAACAACGCGACCGATTGCGGAAGCCTGGCGAAACAATGGCGGCGCGGTTATTTCCAACACGTAAGCATCAATGGGCAGACGATCGCCCCGGTTACGAACCTAACGCTATTGGGCATCAACACCCGGTTGTATGATCTAGAGGATCGGCCACGCGTTGGATATGACGGCCTAAGACTTTCCCGAACTTCGGGACATCAAATTGCGATCCAGCCCGGTTACGCGCACAACAACGACTATTCCAATTGGTTACGAGTCGAATCACCGATCACGGTGGATCTTTCGGTTGCTGGTTCCTTCGTGAATGGCGCCGCAAGGTCTCTCAACACGTGGTACCACTTTTTGATTGGGCACGAGACCGCAACCGGCGACGTTGTGGCAGGCCTTTCGACCACGCTGGCGAAACCGAGCGGCTGGGATGACTGGCAAATGGTTGGAGCGATGCGAACCAATGGCGTAGGGAGTGGCGACTGGGATCTATTCGTTCAAGATGGGGATTGGTTTTTTCAGCCGCTCGAAATTCAGCAATATTCGGTTACCACTCAAGGCACCGGTGAAACGGCCGTTCGGTGCTGGTGCCCGGCCGGTTCGTATCGCGTTAAGAACTTCCTTCGAGCAAGCAATTCGACGGCAGGCTTCTACTGCCTGATAAGGCAAGTTCCGGCGGGTGCTTGGTGGCTTGCCCCGCACGTGATAACCGGACGCTACGTCAATGTCGAGTTCGATATGGTGACCGACTCCTTGGGTAATTTCTATTTCGCTAATACTGCGTCTTCCAACTTCGATATTTTTTCGTTTACGGGCCGGGCCTTTCGCTACCCCATCGGGAACGCTGCCAATGTCTAACGGGATTGCATTCATTGAAAACGAGAGCGTGGCGTGGGCTTTCATTCACGAAGGCAATTATTGCGTGACGTTTTTCGGCACGGATCCAATACCGGACCCGCTTCCACCTGGTTACGTTGCGGCGGATTCTCGCGAGGATGCCTTAACCGTTTACGATGCCCAAAACGGAACGAATCTGGCCGATCGAAGAACGAAACGCGAAGAGGTCTGGAACTGGTACCGGGAACAAATCGCGGCGGGATGGTATGCCCAACTTCGCGATGAATTCGACGTGGTGGTTTATGAGCCTGGTTTCACGCTGCGGATCGACGACGACGCCCGGAACGAATTCGACCAGCTGGCGACCAAGTGGACGATCGCGATTCTTAGCGGCCTATCGCCTGCGTTGGTATCTACGAAGATCTACGGCATGGACGAAACGAGCTCGAGCGGAAACGATGCCGGGCACCTGGTGACGGTCGACGTTTTCCTGGCCTTGATCGACGCGGGCGGCGCGTACTATCAAAGCTTGATGGATTTACGCGAGGCCTACTTCCAAGAGATCGACGCGGGCAACACTTCGTTTACCGTTGGCGATCCGCTACCGGAGTAACGACGTGCTAGGCTATTCGCCACTAGGTTCGACGCCGCTGGCTAAAGAGATCCGCCGCGTGATCATTCAGGGCGGAAGTACTTCCGCAAATTGCAACCAACCGGCTGCCGCGGCTTCGATCACTTCGACGGTATCAACGGATCCCATCCAAAGCGAGCTCGAGCTGGCTACCGGCGGCCTGGTGCCGTCGGTTTCAGTTCAAGGATTGGGCGTCGAGCTGCAGGCGTTCCACCTGGCCGACCAGGCGACGGCCGGCGGGTCGATCGACCTGGCAGCGATCGAGCTGGAAGCGATCAAGCTGGATAACCTGGCAGCGGGAACGGCGACCACGTCCGCGGATCCTATCGCGGCCGACCTGGTGGCGGTGTCGCTGTTCCTGGAACAGACAAGCCAACTGCAGCCGCGGGGCGTTGAAGTACTCGAGACGACTTCGGCCACGTATCCGGCAGCCGCGACCACCCTGGCACCTGGTGCGATCAGTCTGGAAGGCATCGCCGACGTGGGGCAGCTGCAGGCCTGGCGAACGATTCCGACGGATCCGCTGGAAGTCGATCTCGAGAAAACGGCCGGCGGCCTGGTGCCGTCGGTTTCGATCAGTTTGCCGGGCGTCGAGCTGCAGGCGTTCCACCTGGCCGACCAGGCGACGGCCGGCGGGTCGATCGACCTGGCAGCGGTCGAGCTGGAAGCGATCGAGCTGCCCGACCTGGTGGTCATTCCGCGAACGATCCCGGCCGGAGTACTCGAGGCGGAATTAGGCATGGCTACGGCCGACCTGGTTTATACGATGATCATCCTAAGCGGAGGAATCGAGCTGCAGGCGTTCCAGATGCCACGCCAGGCGACGGCCGGCGGATCGGTCGACCTGGCAGCGGTCGAGCTATCAGCGGGGCAACTGGGCGGCGTGGCAAGCGGTGTGGCGACAACGGCAGCCGGCCTCATTGGGGCGGACCTGGTCGCGGCTGGTGAGTTCCTGGAACAGTCGGCGAACTGGCAAGCGTTTCCGTTTGAGGCAATTCTGGGCCCTAACTCTATCGATCCAATAGCTGCAGCTGGCCTGGCACCTGGTGCGATCGAGCTGCTGGCGGGGCAAGCGGTACACCTGGCCAACGGGTCGATCGCGCTGGCGGCCGGTGGGGTCGAGCTGCTGGCCGGTACCGAAAAGCGAACCTTTGAAACTGAACTGCTGATTCAGTTCTTCAGTTTCGACCTGATGGCGAAGCCGAGCCAGGCAGAAAGCCAGGCCAGCGGGGCGATCGCGGCCGGAGTACTTCACGCCGCCGGCGACCTGGTGGCGGGGCAGCTGCAGGCCTGGCAATTCATGGCCGCGGATCCATTGGAAGGCTATCTCGAGCTAGCCACCGCCGGGGTGCTGACTTCGGCCGGTATCGATCAAGGCGGGCTCGAGCTGCAGGCGTTCCACCTGGCCGACAAGGCAGCGGCCGGCGGGGCGATCGCGGCCGGAATACTTCACGCAGCCGGCGACCTGGTGGCGGGGCAGCTGCAGGCCTGGCAGTTCATGGCCGCGGATCCGCTGGAAGTCGATCTCGAGAAAACGGCCGGCGGCCTGGTGCCGTCGGTTTCGATCCGTTTGCCGGCTGTCGAGCTGCAGGCGTACAACCTGGTCGACCAGGTAACGGCCGGCGGGTCGATCGACCTGGCAGCGGTCGAGATCTTCGCGGGGCAGCTGGGCGGCGTGGCGAACGGTTCGCGGACGATCCCGGCCGGAGTACTCGAGGCACAATTGCAGCCGATCGCCTGGCGTGGTTTCGGTCCGGTGCTGATCGCGCCGCCTGAATTGGTCTATACGTTGCCGTCGGCGTGGCCATACTATGCCCTTGCCGATAACCGGCTGGCACTGGACTTGGACGATCAGCGGCTGGCCTTCGATCTGGTCGATCATCGGTTGGGCTACGACCTGGCGCCCGGCTGGTATCAATTCGACCTGCGCGACAATTTGCCAATCTATCGAATCGAGGAATAGCACCGATGACCCTAGCCAAACAACGCGACTACGAGAAGAACCCGACCGAGGTTCCTAGCTTCGCGATCAATTGCGGGCCGGTGATGATGACCGACGAAACGGTTACTTCGATCATTTCGGCAGACATCGCGCAAACCTACGAAGATGGCAGCGAGATCGCGGCCGTTGACAAGGTCGCCATTCAAGGGGCCGCCGCCAACGCGTCGAAGATCTGCGAGCCTGGCTTCGAACCTATTCCTATCGGCCGCGGGATTGTGGGCTTCGTTTCCGGCGGTACATCGTCCGAGAAACGCTACAAGATCACGATCCCTTTCGAAACAAGCGGCGGACAACGAAGGGACGCGGAGTTCCTTCTACGAATCCGCTAAACAACATTGATTTAACACCAGGGGCAAATTATGAAACGCATGTACCATGCGCAGGGGCAAACTCTTTATCAGGGCGATTGTCTGGCAGTTTTATCGGAAATGAAAAAGAAAGGCTATCAGTTCGATGGCCTGATCTCCGATCCACCATACTCGAGCGGCGGTTTGCATACGGGATCTCGCCAGGCGGCAACGAGTGCCAAGTACCAAAGCAGCGACGCCAAGAAGAAGTTTCCCGACTTCCTAGGCGACAACATGGACCAGCGATCCTATCGAGCCTGGGCGATGATGTGGTTGGGAGAAGCCATCGACATGCTAAAGCCAGGCGGAATCGTTTGTTTGTTCACCGATTGGCGGCAGTTGCCAACCATGACCGACATCTTTCAAGGTGCCGGCCTCTTGTGGCAAGGCGTAGCGCCGTGGGACAAAGGCAACGCGCGACCACGGATCGGTGGGATCTCTCAGCGATGTGAATTCGTGGTATGGGGATCGAAAG is a window of Bremerella sp. TYQ1 DNA encoding:
- a CDS encoding phage tail tape measure protein, with translation MATGGVRAGAAFIELYVKNGLDKGLRKARAKLQTFSNSVQNIGRNLTSVAAVGAAPLAIAATTYANFADKMAEVRAVTGATERQFGQLEAKARELGATTSYSASQVAEAMKFLGMAGFNPDQITAGIPAVLNLARAGSTDLATAADIASDVGSAFGLTADELGHVADVMATTASSANTSIEMMGETLKYAAPLAKAAGQSIEDTAAAIGVLGNNGIKASMAGTDMAEIMKSIGSKSVKGIEAIGVKTSDAEGNIRNLLDVMKDIGAATAEMGQAERLAFFEASFGRAAKSALILADSGDAMDDLRKKIDGAEGSAAEMAAMMDDNLGGAFRRFMSAFEGMQISIGKALDGPLQDWINWGGEALGSIEAFISANPQLVTSIAAIIAIAGAAGVGFLGLAFVLNIVVGAITGVVTVVGVLSSIIGLLFTPLGAGIAILAALVIAFTDFGSAANAASGMIADAFKYVEDTVNPILESLLNALRSSDWELAAKILWQGVKVVFLDSMAEISKEVEIWKEGLTSVLKDVASFNSMIAGGPLLEGFWHDQIDTAADMVGATSEGIEIEGKRARNILEQLQKEANEAGKLQSILDGLPGVSAYGLEDLEGSEKLDAVADIADAKPQIELPDLEGVGDQVAKAWEMAVGTSNSFAVDRIGLQARPMERVENELREVNNKLAELVEQGEDADTFAE
- a CDS encoding DNA methyltransferase, giving the protein MKRMYHAQGQTLYQGDCLAVLSEMKKKGYQFDGLISDPPYSSGGLHTGSRQAATSAKYQSSDAKKKFPDFLGDNMDQRSYRAWAMMWLGEAIDMLKPGGIVCLFTDWRQLPTMTDIFQGAGLLWQGVAPWDKGNARPRIGGISQRCEFVVWGSKGKLERKGPSLAGSLRHGLVPSSRRVHCAEKPVELMAELLKLIAWREDATVLDPFAGSGSTLVAARQMSMKAVGIEKSQEIAKIARDRLKGDSIAVAA